In Carnobacterium sp. CP1, the following are encoded in one genomic region:
- a CDS encoding MurR/RpiR family transcriptional regulator, whose protein sequence is MRIADYIIQNITKIPTIYIEDLAKLTYTSHSTIIRLCKKMGYDGFRSFKDAISGVVYSQLHLPSEVDANFPFKQEDLTMDIAKNMANLTIDTIKKTLNQLDEDLLQSVAEILFKSKHIFLFSRGDSQVRARSFQNKLVKINRFAIISEEYADEAWNASNLTPKDCALFLSYSGTSPQYKRMLQHFSNKKIPTILITGNTESDLIKLTTKTIVVVQEEYDFVKVGTFASQVAFQYVLDTLYSILYAKEYSSNLEKLKEKQSLIQNGILSEEL, encoded by the coding sequence ATGAGGATTGCCGATTATATCATCCAAAACATCACTAAGATTCCTACGATATACATTGAGGATCTAGCAAAATTAACGTATACTTCTCACTCGACGATTATCCGTCTCTGTAAAAAAATGGGATACGATGGATTTAGAAGTTTTAAGGACGCTATTTCAGGTGTAGTTTATAGTCAATTGCATTTACCTAGTGAAGTAGATGCTAATTTTCCTTTTAAACAAGAAGATTTAACCATGGATATAGCTAAGAATATGGCAAATTTAACGATTGATACAATAAAAAAGACTTTAAATCAATTAGATGAAGATTTACTACAATCAGTGGCAGAAATTCTTTTCAAATCTAAGCATATTTTTCTGTTTTCTCGTGGTGATTCACAAGTACGAGCGAGAAGTTTTCAAAATAAATTAGTAAAGATTAATAGATTTGCTATTATTTCTGAAGAATATGCAGATGAGGCATGGAATGCTTCTAACCTTACTCCAAAAGATTGTGCTTTATTTCTGTCTTATAGTGGAACTAGTCCGCAATACAAGCGTATGTTACAACATTTTTCTAACAAAAAGATCCCAACTATTTTGATAACAGGGAATACAGAATCTGATTTGATTAAATTAACTACCAAAACGATAGTGGTAGTCCAGGAAGAATATGATTTTGTAAAGGTTGGGACTTTTGCATCACAAGTTGCCTTTCAATATGTATTAGACACGTTGTATTCTATTTTATATGCAAAAGAATACAGCAGTAATTTGGAAAAATTAAAAGAAAAACAGTCACTCATTCAAAATGGAATTTTGTCAGAAGAACTATGA
- the deoC gene encoding deoxyribose-phosphate aldolase, with amino-acid sequence MTFQLSVTELANMVDHTLLKADAQKAGFEKLCQEADEYGFKMVAINSAPVALCSELLKESPVHVGAAIGFPLGQTTIAAKVFEVADAIKNGADEIDYVINIGELKEGNLAYIEQEMKKIVAACQANNVLSKVILENCYLTNEEKIAVCEIAKRVKPDFVKTSTGFGTGGATIADVKLMKETVGAEVKIKAAGGIRDFATAKAMVEAGAERLGTSSGIKIINEYKSFVKEA; translated from the coding sequence ATGACATTTCAATTGAGCGTGACAGAATTAGCAAATATGGTGGACCATACATTGTTGAAAGCAGATGCACAGAAAGCCGGATTTGAAAAATTGTGTCAAGAAGCTGATGAATATGGGTTTAAAATGGTGGCGATCAATTCCGCACCGGTTGCTCTTTGTAGTGAATTATTAAAAGAAAGTCCCGTTCATGTCGGAGCGGCCATTGGTTTTCCGCTGGGGCAGACTACAATTGCTGCTAAGGTTTTTGAAGTCGCGGATGCGATCAAAAATGGTGCTGATGAAATTGATTATGTAATCAATATCGGCGAGTTAAAAGAAGGAAACTTAGCGTATATAGAACAGGAAATGAAAAAAATCGTAGCTGCCTGTCAAGCGAATAACGTGTTAAGCAAAGTGATTTTAGAAAATTGTTATTTGACAAATGAAGAAAAAATTGCTGTTTGTGAAATTGCTAAAAGAGTTAAACCTGATTTTGTAAAAACGTCAACAGGGTTTGGCACTGGCGGAGCAACGATTGCAGATGTAAAACTAATGAAAGAGACAGTAGGAGCAGAGGTCAAGATAAAAGCAGCAGGAGGCATACGTGATTTTGCAACGGCTAAAGCAATGGTAGAAGCTGGTGCTGAGCGATTAGGAACTAGCTCAGGGATTAAAATTATTAACGAGTATAAATCGTTCGTCAAGGAAGCCTAA
- a CDS encoding nucleoid-associated protein, whose protein sequence is MIYIKEAILHIFDLNSNEPIFSFAGLDLTEKFTMDYLQAMIEKVEDSDNMKTGILTEDNPLSQTFSTIQEDFIEMTKTLSDKFFSITKINPEIPPADLLFVFFTLDEVPHLGLFKLNYSDSITHYVSYEEEILTNQLIVNRSILPSARQAIQEGMVLNLNTMEYHIIEKKHMIAELAEKVYYFTELFLEDKPQPSLKENISIIKKAVQKTSKAFNDEEFQVLADTKEALVHSMTEENVIDNQVIAETLYGDNHAKKEKFFEEITEMGYVDRAPAEVAVAGPKYSKQKFRLDNGIEISIPIDLYKDPEVVEFINNPDGTTSVMIKNIEKIKNLF, encoded by the coding sequence ATGATTTATATAAAAGAAGCCATTTTACACATTTTTGACTTGAACAGCAACGAACCGATTTTTTCTTTTGCTGGATTAGATTTGACGGAGAAATTTACAATGGATTATCTTCAAGCCATGATTGAAAAAGTAGAAGATTCAGACAATATGAAAACCGGGATATTAACAGAAGATAACCCTTTAAGCCAAACTTTTTCTACTATTCAAGAAGATTTTATTGAGATGACAAAAACGTTGAGCGATAAATTCTTTTCCATTACAAAAATCAATCCAGAAATACCGCCAGCTGATTTATTATTTGTCTTCTTCACCTTGGACGAAGTGCCTCATTTAGGACTTTTCAAGTTAAATTATTCTGACAGCATCACCCATTATGTCTCTTATGAAGAGGAAATACTAACGAATCAGTTGATTGTTAATCGCTCCATTTTACCGAGTGCTCGCCAAGCGATTCAAGAAGGAATGGTGCTGAATTTAAACACCATGGAATATCACATTATCGAGAAAAAACATATGATTGCTGAATTAGCAGAGAAAGTTTATTATTTTACAGAATTGTTTTTAGAAGATAAACCTCAGCCAAGTCTGAAAGAAAACATCTCGATCATAAAAAAAGCTGTTCAAAAAACAAGTAAAGCTTTTAATGATGAAGAGTTCCAAGTGTTGGCCGATACGAAAGAAGCGCTTGTTCATAGTATGACTGAAGAAAACGTCATTGATAACCAAGTGATTGCCGAGACCCTTTACGGGGATAATCATGCGAAAAAAGAAAAGTTCTTTGAAGAAATAACTGAAATGGGATACGTAGATCGCGCTCCTGCTGAAGTAGCCGTAGCTGGCCCGAAATATTCGAAGCAAAAATTCCGTTTAGATAACGGTATCGAAATCAGTATCCCTATAGATCTCTATAAAGATCCAGAAGTTGTCGAGTTTATTAATAACCCAGATGGAACCACTTCAGTTATGATCAAAAACATTGAAAAAATAAAAAACTTGTTTTAA
- the msrA gene encoding peptide-methionine (S)-S-oxide reductase MsrA yields MNNNHEETLENLYNLILNPATREWERSLLLATKKAIEDGANFEDQLSKLEADLRPLALRNNLTADVTDFYNKITGNAAANTQFDFTKHSTDELAYQDSAIFAGGCFWCMVEPFETLDGIVSVLSGYTGGHIDCPTYDQVSGQYTGHVEAVEIIFDTRIIQYEDLVELYWQLTDPTDEFGQFQDRGNQYRPIIFVRNERQRQIAEKSKQCLVESGKYKHPIVTLIEPASVFWPAENYHQQFYKKNRKRYKRIERSRQQFLAFQRLQGKFRTEVKRFTKKP; encoded by the coding sequence ATGAACAATAATCATGAAGAGACACTCGAAAATCTATATAATCTCATACTCAATCCAGCAACTCGGGAATGGGAACGGTCATTATTATTGGCAACCAAAAAAGCTATAGAAGACGGTGCTAATTTTGAAGATCAGCTTTCAAAACTTGAAGCTGATTTACGTCCGCTTGCTTTAAGAAATAACTTAACTGCTGATGTGACAGATTTTTATAATAAGATTACCGGTAATGCTGCTGCCAATACTCAATTTGATTTTACGAAACACTCCACTGATGAACTGGCTTATCAAGATTCCGCTATATTTGCAGGCGGCTGTTTCTGGTGTATGGTAGAGCCTTTTGAAACTCTTGATGGGATCGTTTCCGTCTTATCTGGGTACACTGGTGGACATATTGACTGCCCCACTTATGATCAAGTGAGCGGTCAATATACCGGGCATGTAGAAGCCGTTGAAATTATTTTTGATACAAGAATCATACAGTATGAAGATTTAGTAGAGCTTTATTGGCAGTTGACCGATCCCACAGATGAGTTTGGTCAATTTCAAGATCGGGGCAATCAGTATCGTCCGATTATTTTTGTTCGAAATGAGAGGCAACGACAGATTGCTGAAAAATCAAAACAGTGTTTAGTAGAATCCGGCAAATACAAGCATCCAATCGTTACATTAATTGAACCTGCAAGCGTATTTTGGCCGGCAGAAAACTATCACCAACAATTTTATAAGAAAAACCGCAAGAGATACAAAAGAATTGAACGGTCTCGTCAACAATTTTTGGCTTTTCAACGTTTGCAAGGTAAATTTAGGACTGAAGTCAAACGGTTTACTAAGAAACCTTAA
- a CDS encoding SDR family oxidoreductase, whose amino-acid sequence MKVLVVGANGKVARHFADFAKEDSAIEEIAMIRNSEQAGFFEERGIETVLLDLVKNSVDELAEAMKNVDAVIFSAGAGGSGFDKTVLIDLDGAIKAMTAAEQAGVKRFVMVSTFRTGREEMAKEHDLQVYTIAKNYADEWLKNRTELDWTIVHPGILVDTPGTNQIKVGMGQDINEIPRQDVAQTLISVLHNDNTIKQEFEVLAGNTAVEEAISNLK is encoded by the coding sequence ATGAAAGTATTAGTTGTAGGTGCCAATGGGAAAGTAGCTCGTCATTTTGCTGATTTTGCAAAAGAAGATTCTGCTATTGAAGAAATAGCAATGATCCGCAATAGTGAACAAGCTGGTTTCTTCGAAGAACGAGGGATTGAAACAGTTCTCTTAGATCTTGTCAAAAATTCAGTAGATGAATTGGCTGAAGCAATGAAAAATGTCGATGCGGTTATCTTTAGTGCAGGTGCTGGCGGAAGTGGTTTTGATAAAACTGTTCTAATCGACTTAGATGGAGCTATTAAAGCAATGACCGCTGCAGAACAAGCTGGCGTTAAACGTTTTGTTATGGTTAGCACCTTCCGTACAGGCCGTGAGGAAATGGCTAAAGAACATGATTTACAAGTTTATACAATCGCCAAAAATTATGCGGATGAATGGTTGAAAAATCGTACAGAACTAGATTGGACGATTGTCCATCCTGGTATATTAGTTGATACACCTGGTACCAATCAAATAAAAGTTGGTATGGGACAAGACATCAATGAGATTCCACGTCAAGATGTGGCTCAAACCTTGATTTCTGTACTTCATAATGACAACACGATTAAACAAGAATTTGAAGTTCTAGCTGGCAATACAGCCGTCGAAGAAGCTATTAGTAATTTAAAATAA
- a CDS encoding aldo/keto reductase produces MLNETYTLSNGVKVPKLGLGTWMIDNEAVVQVVKDALDSGYRHIDTAEAYLNEEGVGRGIKESGIHREDVFVTTKLEGDIKNYDEAVKAINESLERLDMAYIDLMIIHSPQPWANFRDGNHYFEGNLEAWRALEETYEAGKLRAIGVSNFEQIDLENLINNGKVKPMVNQILAHITNVPSDVIEYSQSLDIVVEAYSPIAHGAILDHPVVKGIAEKYEVSPAQLSIRYVIQLDMVALPKSTNKEHMKSNAAVDFTISEEDMKTLNELPLIETYGDDEVMPVFSSQYKNK; encoded by the coding sequence GTGTTAAATGAAACGTATACATTATCAAATGGGGTTAAAGTTCCTAAATTAGGTTTAGGTACATGGATGATCGATAATGAAGCAGTGGTTCAAGTTGTAAAAGATGCTCTTGATTCAGGCTACCGTCATATCGATACGGCTGAAGCTTATCTTAATGAAGAAGGCGTAGGGCGCGGTATAAAAGAGTCTGGCATCCACCGCGAAGATGTTTTTGTTACTACAAAGCTCGAAGGCGACATCAAAAACTACGATGAAGCTGTCAAAGCAATCAATGAATCGCTGGAACGCTTGGATATGGCTTATATCGACTTAATGATTATTCATAGTCCACAACCATGGGCTAACTTCCGTGACGGCAATCATTACTTTGAAGGAAATTTAGAAGCCTGGCGTGCCTTAGAAGAAACTTATGAAGCAGGCAAACTACGGGCAATAGGCGTTTCTAACTTTGAACAAATAGATTTGGAAAATCTAATTAATAATGGGAAAGTTAAACCAATGGTGAACCAAATTCTCGCACACATTACAAATGTTCCTAGCGACGTAATTGAGTACAGTCAAAGTCTCGATATTGTTGTCGAAGCATACTCACCAATCGCTCATGGTGCCATTCTTGACCACCCTGTTGTCAAAGGAATTGCTGAAAAGTACGAGGTTTCGCCTGCTCAATTAAGCATTCGCTATGTCATACAATTAGACATGGTCGCTTTGCCTAAATCTACTAACAAAGAGCATATGAAATCTAATGCCGCGGTAGATTTTACGATCTCTGAGGAAGATATGAAAACTTTAAATGAGTTGCCTCTTATCGAGACTTATGGTGACGATGAGGTCATGCCAGTCTTTAGTTCACAATACAAGAATAAGTAA
- a CDS encoding dihydrofolate reductase family protein: MNGKTTTEDNMTHYKTPKLDENAAPVPEGDYVADPDAPMYYLSIDARGELAFEENFSDYGGVSSHIVEVLTEQASNAYKDFLRKKKISYIIAGKEQIDYEAMLDKFYNLFGIKRMMVGGGGTLNWSFVQNGLVDEVSVILSPIANGDPGGHRFFVAKEPYTQIKETAFQLESVETLEHGTIWIRYSVKK; encoded by the coding sequence TTGAACGGAAAAACGACAACTGAAGATAATATGACCCATTACAAAACACCGAAGCTGGATGAAAATGCAGCACCCGTCCCTGAAGGGGATTATGTAGCAGATCCAGATGCTCCTATGTATTATTTGTCCATTGATGCACGTGGAGAACTGGCTTTTGAAGAAAATTTCTCTGATTATGGCGGTGTTTCTTCTCATATTGTAGAAGTCTTGACGGAACAAGCGTCAAACGCGTATAAAGATTTTCTTAGAAAGAAAAAGATATCGTATATCATTGCTGGTAAAGAGCAAATCGACTATGAAGCGATGTTGGACAAATTCTACAATCTATTTGGCATCAAGCGAATGATGGTTGGAGGCGGCGGAACGCTTAACTGGTCATTTGTTCAAAACGGACTGGTTGATGAAGTCAGTGTCATCTTGTCTCCTATCGCAAATGGGGATCCGGGTGGACACCGTTTCTTCGTTGCCAAAGAACCATATACCCAAATTAAAGAAACAGCTTTCCAATTGGAGTCTGTTGAAACATTGGAACACGGCACCATATGGATTCGCTATTCTGTCAAAAAATAA